The genomic interval GTCAGTCCATCTTATCGTCCATCATTAAACTTTCTACGGCTATGCTCAAAAATTACTTCCTTATTGCCTGGCGCAATCTTATAAAAAGCCGCTTTTACGCCTTGCTCAATATTGCAGGCCTTGCCACAGGGATTTGCTTCTCCTTTTTGATCGGGGCTTATGTGTGGAGTGAATTTCAAGTTAATGCACACTTACGAGAGATTAATCACCAATACATCATCCAAAGTAAGTGGCGTGATGAGACCATGGGCCGTGAACTTACCTCGGTTGGTCCCTTAGCCAAAGCCTTAAAAGAAAATTATCCACACCTAGTGGCTAATTACTTTAGATGGGACGGAGTAAAAACCATTATTTCTACAGGCCAGAAGAGCTTCCGGGAAGCAGTTGCTATTTGTGATAGTACCCTGCTCACCATGTATGGCTTCAATCTCTTGCACGGAAATGCTTCTACAGCACTCGATGCTCCTTTCCAAGTGGTTATCACAGCAGGGCTAGCCCATAAATACTTTAGCAAAACCGATGTTGTGGGACAGACCCTTTCCCTGCAAAACTTCTCTGGCACAAAACATGATTTTCTTATAACCGGAGTATTGGCTAAGCAAGGGAGAAACTCGATAACGAGTGTGGCTTCCATTAATGAGAGCCTCGAGAATGAGGTGTTTATCTCTACGTCCAACCAGCTTTACTTTGGCAGAAACATGGATTGGTCCAATCCATTTATCATCAGCTATATTGAGCTGCAGAAAGAGGTAAGCCCTCAGGAATTAGTGCAACCCATGCAATACTTGCTAACCCAGCACGCACCCGCTCCAATAGCCACTAACCTATCTCCTTACTTAGTATCACTGGGAGAATATAGCCTACAGGCTAATAATGGCGTTGTAAAAAAAATGCTCCTCGCATTATCAGCGATCTGCTGCTTTATTCTGTTGATGGCTCTGATCAACTTCGTCAACCTATCAATAAGCCACTCTAGTGCGCGTATGCGAGAGATCGGCATTCGCAAAGTCTTAGGGGGAGTCAAAAGGCAAATCATCTGGCAATTCTTAACTGAATCTAGCCTCTTAGTGGCCTTAGCCACGCTATTAGCCATATTAGGCTATGAGCTAAGCAGGGATGTAATGGGAAGCATTTTAGGTAAACCTTTACCAGAACTGAGCGACTTCCCGGCTTACTTTGTAGGCTTCCCTATTCTGCTAATCCTGGTACTGGGAGTGCTCTCAGGTATCTATCCGGCATTTATCTTATCCTCGCTGAAGGCAGTAGAAGTACTAAAAGGGAAAGTTACATCCATCAAAGAAAACATACTGCTGCGTAAAAGTTTAGTTGCTTTTCAGTTTGGAACAGCGATGGTGGTGGGTATCTGTGCCATCATCATCGCTAAACAGATCAACTTGTTTTTTAGCGAAACACTAGGCTATGGCACAGACTATATTTTGTCGGCACAACTGCCCCGCAACTGGACACCCGAAGGGGTGAGAAAAATGGAAAATATACGCAGTCAGTTTGCCGCCCTTCCGGAAGTAAGCCATGTAACCCTCTCGTATGAAGTGCCGGATGGGAATCATAGTGGAAGTGTAGCTATCTACCGTGTAGGTGCTGATTCTACAACAGCCATTGCCTGTCTTCTTTTGATGAGCGATGAATATTATGGGTCAACTTATGATATAGCCATGGTAGCCGGTGAATTTTACTCTGCTCCGGGAGCCTTTACCGATTCCTCCAAAGTAGTCATCAATGAAACAGGGGCGAAAGCCTTAGGATGGCAAAATAGCTTTGAAGCAGTAGGCAAACAAATCCGGTTTACCGATGGGGGGCCGCCCGCAGTAATAGCTGGAGTGACGAAAGATTTTCATTTTGGGTCGATGCAAAAAGCCATTGAGCCGATCCTTTTCATCCATGTAGGAGTGACCAATACCTACCGCTATCTAACCTTTAAACTTAAGCCGGGCAATATAAGTCAAACGCTCACTACCCTACAAAAAAAATGGGCTGCTTTGATGCTAGCTAGCCCTTTCGAGTATACATTTATGGATGATACCTTAGCCAAAGTCTATAGAACGGAACTGCAGTTGAAAAAAGCAGCGTATCTAGCCACACTACTAGCCTTCATGATTGTCTTATTAGGCGTTTTAGGTCTGGTTTCCTTGAGTATTCAAAAACGCACCAAAGAAATAGGCATCAGAAAAGTGCTAGGGGCAAGTGTGGTGGACATAATAGCTTTATTTACCAAAGAGTTTATAGCCATCACGTTAGTGGCGGCCTTGCTTGCTTGTCCGCTGGCTTATCTGTTGATGCGGCAATGGCTCTCGGGGTATGTCTACCAGGTAGAGCTTACCATAATGCCTTTCTTAGCTACTCTTGCCCTGCTGAGTGCGGTGATCCTGCTGGTGATAAGCTTACAATCCAGTAAAGCAGCCCTTGATAATCCAGTGAAGAGTTTAAGAAGTGAATGAGTACAGAGGCTATAAAGATAAGCGTAAACCTCACAACACAGGGCTGATGAAATCAATACAGCTGCCCTGTGTTATTAATCATAGTTAGTATAGGGTTAAGTTGAGAAAGTATTTTTTAGCAGTTGTACGCTGCTTGCTTTTATGGGGAGCCATTAGCAGATAAGATCGATGTTCAATATACTGACAAAAGAAAGGTAAGGACTTCCAGTTGCTGGCTTCCTGTTTTTTGGTTGCAAGCCAAGAAGAAAACTTATTTGGATAAAGGTTTACTGCCTTTCTTTTAAGTTACCTGAAAGGGGCATTTAGACTAACTACTCACTTTTGTGAAAATCCTTTAGGGTAAAAGAGAACTTAACATTTTTGAGCTTTTATGTTAACTTATAGTCGGATAAAACCTCAAAATAAGCCCTGAATTTCATAAATCAACTCTGCATTTTGTTCCATTCTTTATGTGATGAACTGCCATTTGTACTTGTACTTTTACTTACAGTGTCCATTGCTAATCTTTTTTAATTTTAGTGTAAAAGACTGCGTCATAAAACCATAATACTCGTGGTGCTTATGGACAGCAGTATAATCTCCAGCAAATAGTAATGTACCGGATAATCCATCTGTACTCCACCACTTATTGGTAATTTGAGGCAAATAAGCTGAATGCCTGGTGCCTCCCCATGGTTTTTCATTATGAAATATCTTCCAAGGTCCCCAGGGATTTTCACTCTCATACAGTTGCATTTCAGATTCTTTATCCCACTTACTCCATTCTTCATTTGAAGCATTTTCCCGGTGAGGTACTATGTCACTATACATTCCAAGTATATAGCGCTTCAAAGCCTTATTATAAGAAATAGTAGGATGGGCTGTGTGTCCAGGATCGCAAAAAATGGGGTGACTTTCCTCTTCTGATGTAGACCAACTTGGAATATTATTTTCTACTCCTGATAAAAATTGCCATGCCTCCCTGTAAATAATACTATCCTTATGTACCCGGGCCATAAAAACATGATCACCGGTTTCCCAGCTCCCGTCGTTTGACATCGCATACACATAGGGTAAAAGATCGTTAGGTACATCGCTGTATCCGGGGCCAAAATTCAAAAAGGTGAGGCCGGCAAAATTAGGTCCGAGAAAACGAGGTGTCTGGGCATTGGGAATGTTTGTCCAGGTTTTTCCCAAATCGGTGGATTTGATGATTCCAGCTATTCCATAATTTTTTGAATACGATGAAGTAAAAAACATATGGCTCAACATAGGTTCACTTGCACCTTTAAAAGGATCATAGTTTTCTAAGCGAGGCCTGATAGAATCAAAATAAGGCATGATGCGTGGGAGGTTCCAATCATAATCGTATATTATAACATACAGCAATGAGTCCACGGCAATAATTCCGTCAACATACCTGTGTAACATCTTATCCTTAGGCAACATCTTACGAAAAGGAATATCCATGAAATCAGTTACCGTTTCCACTTTATGGTGAGGAGGCGTGCCGGTTACTCTAAGCACATGCGCATAGTTGATGGGGCCTCCAAAGTTTTTTCCATCGTCGTCCAACACATACACAGCATCGTCAATTCCCCACGTCCACCAGTGCATATCAGAACCAGATCCAGGATATCTGGATGGATCTGAACTCCACTGGAAAGAATCTATCAGATCACTTTGTGGATAAGGCATCTTGCGGTGATATTGCGTAGTATGAGTGTTGTCTTTTTCTGTCTGAACACATCCAAATATACATGTTAGGAAGCATGGCAAATACACTATATATTTTAGGAGAGTACTCATAAAATAAATTTAAGTAACAGTTTTTATAATCAAATTCTTGTTAGTGCTTTACTCAAAGGTGTACATTCCTGCAACCGTTTAAGACCTTTGCTCCAAGAAATGCTGTCCTTATAAGGTCGGAAGAACTAGCTTCCCAGAATACACACCTACTTTGAGAGAATTTCAATTTGAGCCAGACTTACGCTTCCCATTCCAGCGAATAATTCGCAAGGGTGCCGCATTAGAACCTATCACAAAGCTTTTCTTTCCTTTTACTTCAATCTCAATAGAAGAGCGGGTATCTTCCTGAATAAAGAAACCACTATGGGAGTAAGGTAATTTTGTAAACTGTCCATATCCGTTACCTATAAGCACAAGGCTGGGGGAGGCATCATATCTGCCGGTCATAAAATCAGGGGTATGATCATTGCCAAATAGTAAAACATCCCTATTCCCATCGTTATTAAAATCACCAGTCTGTATGGATTGCACTGGCGCAAACTGCGCTTCTATAGGTAGTGGATGAAATAAAAATTGCCAGTTGCCTTTGTTTTCAATGTACATGGAACGCATTTCATTTGCCTCCAACCTGTTAAAACTAGCAGTTTCCTCTTTCGGGAATATCCCAGCAAATGTTTGTATGGCAAAAGATTGGTAATTATTAAAACGGGCTTTAATGGCGGGGTACACACTAGCTATTTGGTCACGGCCTGCCAAGGTGTACTCTTGCTTATCCAAAAAATAAGTAATTATGGGTAGAACAGAAATATCGGATAATGGTTTGGCATAGAGTCTGACAGGCGTAGCATTCCAACGGTTGTTTAGTCCCAGATTACCGGCGATAAAATCCTGGTCGCCGTCTCCATCAAAATCTCCTTTTTCAATACTATACCACCATCCGCTCCGCTCGCTTAAACTAGAACTTTCTATTTTTTCCAAAGTTAATCCTTTGTTATTTTTAAATATAGAGACGGGCATGAATTCCCCTACAACCATAAGTTCCGGAAAATGATCATTATCTATATCTATCCATAAAGCATCTGTAACCATCCCTACCCTGCTAAGCACAGGACATACCTTTTGGGTAATGTTGGTGAAATTTCCTTTTCCGTCGTTCAATAAAATAAAACTTTCTGGTATAAGCGGATAACGTCCCGGAACTACTCTGCCTCCCACAAATAAATCTGTATCACCATCCCCGTCAAAGTCGGCTGGCTGTACACAGCTACCACTTGCATACTCAACAGGCATACTTCTTTCGCTACGGATAAAGTTTCCACGTCCGTCATTCAGATACAACCGGTCCTGGTAAGTAGCTGTCAGAGGGTTATATTCGTTTCCGCCGGATACTACATATAAATCCAGATCCTTATCATTATCAGCATCAAAGAGCGAGCCCTGAGCATCTTCAAAGCCTGGGTCTGGCATATCTTTACTAATAAATGTTCCATCATTCTGTTGAAAAAACAATTTTCCCGCAATAGAAGCTGCACCACTCATCCAGAAGTCTTGCAGCTCATCCCCATTCATATCTCCACTAGCCAGTTGAGGTCCGTTCCTGGAAAACCGGTGAGGAACTAGCGGCTCCAGATTGAAGTCTTCAAACTTGTTTTCCTGATGAATGATATCCAGGCCTGCGGATGCAGTGATGTCTGTAAAAAGAGGGGATGCGGACATAGTATCTGTCACAATTGAAAAATCAACCGGTTTGGCTCCCGCATTCCCATGCTCCAGAATGAGCGTCTGATTGGCAACAATGCCAGTTATTTGTTGGTATCGGCCATCAGGCCATACAATTTCCAGTATAGTAAGTAGGGTATCTTCTCCTAAACCTATATGCATTTTGTCTTCTTGGGTAGATTGAAAGCCACGGTATGGATTGTGCTCTAGGTATTGCTGGTTTCGACCATGCACTACTTTTACTTTTGTACCTTGAGAGAAATGTCCTTTTAACCGGAGAGCCAGGTAGTTGTTTTTGTGAAATTGCTCACTGTTGTTTCTAAACACAAATGGCTCAGCATTAATGTTATTGGTCACTAGGTCTAGGTCACCGTCATTATCCAGGTCAGCTAGTACAGTGCCATTGGAAAAACCTTTTTTATCCAGTCCCCACGCCCGGCTCTTATCTTCAAATGTTAAATCCCCTTTGTTCCGGAAAACGAAATTAGGCTTATCTACTGTTTCCAGCTTTTCTAACTCTTTTATCAATTGCCTTTTAACTTCGTCGTAATCGTATGAACTTCGGTTGAACTGCCCGCTGCGGTACATGGTAAAATCTATATTGGTGATATCTTTTGGAATGCCATTGGAAACAAAAAGGTCTTTCCAGCCATCATTATCCAAATCAGCAAACAAAGCAGACCAGCTCCAGTCAGTTTTATAAACACCTGCCAGCTGTCCAATCTCAGAAAACGAAATGTCACCATTGGGAAGCAAGCCATTATGAAGTTGCAACGTATTTCTGGAATACTGAGGAAGATAACCCTGTTGCAGCGAATAATTAAATACATAATTACTAATGCCAATACTCATCAATTTCTGGCGTTTGTTATCGTTAGGAAGCATATCTACCACATAGATATCTGGCAGCAAATCGTTGTTGAAGTCAGCTATATCGCATCCCATGGCAAAGCGGGAGGTATGCTTGATGTATTGCCGGGCTTTCTCTGTAAAGGTGCCATCCCCATTATTAATATACACCAAATCATCATAGGCATAATCGTTGGCAACATATATATCCGGCCAGTTATCATGGTTGAGGTCGGATATAGCTATTCCTAAGCCAAAACCTTCATTAATAATCCCGCTAGCCCTGCCGACTTCGGTAAAAGTAGTATTTTCGTTATTTCTGAACAGTTTATCGTTACTTGGAGCCGACCCATCCAGGGTTTTAGTTTTAGGATAATTAGGGTTTTTCTTTTCATGAAAATGGTTGAGCAAGTACATATCCAGGTCGCCATCCCGGTCGTAGTCAAAAAATGCTGCCTGGGTAGAGAATCCCTGGTAGTCAAGGCCATATTCCTTTGCTTTTTCTAAAAATTTTACTTTCCCCCCTTCCTGCTGCTTTCCGGAACTAATAAAAAGCTGGTTAGGCGAATGGGATAACCCGGCATGAGATACATATATATCCGGCCAGCCATCCCCGTTTACATCTGCTACACTCACGCCTGTACACCATCCACTCGTCTGAATGCCAGATGCACCAGTTATATCTTCAAACTGAAAATTACCTTTATTCATATACAACTTGCCCGCTACCTGATTTCCGGAAAAAAATAGGTCTGTGAGCCCATCGTTATTAAAGTCAGCTGCGGCTACTCCCCCACCATTATAAAAATAATCGTATTCAAAAATATTATTGTCAAAATCAGGCTTGAGTGTGTTTTCAAAAAAGATTCCACTCCTTTGTGAAGAAATAAGTTCAAATAATGTTTCTTCCGTTTTTTGTTTGTCAGAATCCCGACATGAAGACAATAAAGCAATTAGTACTCCCAACAATAAATATCTTTTTCGCAGAAACTTCATTAAGTAAATTATTAACATTTTCAGAAAGTCCTCCTGATTTGTGCATTTATAGCTTCCTAAATAGTAAGCTAAAACCTGTGAGAGTTATTAATCCTCACAGGTTTTAGCTTGTCTAATCATTGACTTTACCAAACTTATGTTTCATTATAAAAAACCATACATTAGTTTTTTCTAAAAAGTATAGTCATGTTGCGGCAACAGAAGTATAGACATAAAACCAATAAAAAGCTGTAGTTAAAATTTTAATACTAATAATCAAGTCTGGTTAATAACCTTCATTCTGACAAAGGTTTGGGTTTTGATCACGTTCCGACTGAGGGATAGGAAGCTTGTTATATTTGGGATCGTAGGGTTGGCCTTGGCCATCCTTTAAATCTTTAAGTCTACCGGTACGGGTGTAATAAAACCACATGTTGGGTTCCGTATTCAGTTCCCAACGGCGTTCGTTCATCAGGGCCCTCATAAATATCTCCCTATCGCTGGATACGACCAGATTGGGTAGTTTGGCCCGGCTTCTGACGGCATTGAGCTGAGCGTAGGCTTCCGTGGTTTTGCCTTGCTCAAACAGAATTTCGGCGTAATTGAGCAGGAACTCTGCGTAACGCATCAGCGGAACATTGGAGCCATCCACATCTCCGGATTTCCCCAGCCAATACTTGGTTGAAAAATCGACGTTCTTCTGGGTAAGCTTAAATGTAGTGCCAAGAATAACGGGTTCACTCATCCGCTCGCCTTTGTAGGTTTCCCCTTCTCGCACTATCAAGCTTCGTCTTTCGTCAAGGGGATCCATAGAGTTTCTCAAGTCCTGACCAAGAACCATTTCTCCCCAACCGCCAAACGGAGCATAATCGCCCGAAATACCATCAGGTGCGGTAAAGGCTCCGATTAGGGATCCGGTTTGAACTTGATTGGACCATTCGAAACCGCCATCCCTGTATTGCACTTCAAAGATAGACTCTCCGGTATTTTCAGGGGTTAACGCTTCCGAAAATGCAGCGCGTGGAGTAACCGCCAACTTATAATTATTCATAGCTATCAGGTCTTCAGAGGCTTTGGCGGCAGCTGCCCAGTCTTTTTTGTACATGTAGGCATTGGCCAGGAAAGCTAAGGCAGCGCCTTTGGTAGCCCGTCCATAGTTGGCGTCCCCCCATTCTGCCCGTGTGGGCAGGCTCTGGCTGGCAGTCGTTAAATCAGTGATCACCTGGTCCCATATCTGGTCTTCCGGGATACATCCTACTGTAGTTTGCGAGATAGAATAAGTCTCCAATAGCAGGGGCGCATTGCCGAAGGCGCGTGCAATATTAAAGTAAGCAAAGCCACGGAGAAACTTGGATTCTCCCTCAATTTTTGCTCTGTCAGTCTCGCTTAGCGTTGCCGGGGCTTCCTCCAGTTTTGCCAGAAGGGTATTTGTCCGGCTACCGATCATGTACATGGATTGCCAGTAATTTCTGATGGTTCCTTGCGTAGGAACCATGTAGGCAGTAAGCTCCATGGGTATGGTGCTCTTAGGACGTGCCTCCTGAGAAATATATCCCATCATTTGAGTCCAATCGCTGAATCTGAGCAATTCGGTGTAAGTTCCGATGATGAAGGAATTGAACTGCTCAGCCGTTTTAAAAAATGTAACGTCTGTGAACTGATTGGACGGAGGGTTGAATTCAAGAAATTTATCTTTGCACGACCACACTATAAGCAGGGTGAAAATTGCAGTATATACAAGTGTCTTTTTCATATATTTTTTAATAAGATTATTAAATGTTAAATTTATAATGGGGGGATTCAGCCATTAAAATTGAAAGTTGATCCCACCAGTGAACATCCTTGAGACTGGGTAACGGCCAAAATCAACGCCAGTCTGCAGGGCATTGCCCCTGCCATTGGAAACACGGCTTCCCATCTCCGGGTCATAACCACTATACTTGGTGAAAGTAAATAGGTTCTGAGCCGCTACATATATGCGGGCGCGGCTCATACGCACCATCTGGGAGATTGCTTCCGGAAGCGTGTATCCTAGTTGCACATTACGTACCCTAAGAAACGCGCCGTTTTCGATGTTAAAGTCCGAGAACCATCTGTTGGAAAGGGCAGCATCGTGGGTGTTGCGCGTAAAGGTATTGCTCCTGTTCTCAGGTGTCCAACTTTCCAATAAATCCGTCAAGCCGTTGTTAATTCCTCCGGCGGTGTTGCTGTACTTCATATGGTTCAGCCAGTATTTGGTTTGGTTAGCAATCTCAAGACCTGCCTGGCCATTCAGCAAGACGGAAAGGTCAAAGCCTTTGAAATTCACATTCATATTAAAGCCGAAAGTATATTTAGGCAGCCCGTTGCCGATAATCGTCCTGTCCCGGTCGGTAAGTACGCCATCGCCGTTCAGGTCTTTGTACCGGCGGTCACCGGGCTTTACATCTGCTAAGCCGCTCATGGCACTCGCATCTACTTCTTCCTGGGTCTGGAAAATGCCATCGGTCAAATAGCCGTAAAAACTGCCAACAGGCTCGCCTACTAATGTACGGGTTTCAGCCCCGCCATCATCGCCGGCCGAAATATTTGAAGAAACGTATCCGGTTTCGTTGCCGGTCAGTTTCGTTACTTTATTGGTCAGCGTAGCAAAATTGACGCCGGTAGAGAAACCAAGGTCTCCGAACTGGCGGGTATAACCCAGGGCAACTTCTATCCCGCTGTTCTTCATCGAGAACCCATTTCTAGTTATTTTATTATTCAGAACGCCCACATAGGCGGGAAGCGGGAATTCGCCAAGCATATCATCAATCTTCTTTACATAGTAATCGGCAGTCAGGCTGAGGCTGTTGTCCAGGAAAGTGGCATCGATACCAACATTGGCCTGGGTAGATGTTTCCCAACGAATATCAGCTGTACCAATCCTATCCTGATAAAAGCCCACAACTGGGTCCTGGTTCAGGCCTAAAGGATACCGTCTCCGGTTTCCCTCGTTGGCATATATACTTAGGTATTGAAAAGATGGTATACCTTGGTTACCTACCTCGCCATAACTGGCCCGCATTTTCAGCTGGCTAACAAATGGCATGGATGCCATAAAATTCTCTTCAGAAACCAACCAGCCTACGGAAACCGATGGGAATACCCCGTACTGATAATCGCCGTCGGGGTTGAAGTTGGAGGATCCGTCGCGGCGGATATTAGCTGTCAAGAGGTATTTACCAGCGTAGTCGTAGGTGACACGTCCTAAATAAGACAACAGCGCAAACTCGCCAGGTGCACCACCGGATACAGTCCGGTCGGAAAACAGCGCACCATCTACATATGGCTGGTCATTGGGGTTTTTTTGGGTGTTGATGCTGATCCCCTGGCTGGTGCCTTTCAGTGCATCAATACCAGCAAGGGCAGTTAAATTATGCTTGCCAAAAGATTTGCCGTACGAAATGGTGTTAATCCAGTTCCACTGATTGCCCTGGTTTGGCCCGGTCCATAATTGTGCATTACTTCCGTAAAGCCCCCTGCCCTCCAATATAGGCACCGGCATGCCTTTCCAAAAACTTTCACTGTTTCTATTGTAAAAAGTAAGGTTGATGGCCGAACGGACCTTGAGGCCCTTGATCAGTTCGTATTCCCCGAAAGCAGCGGCCAAAAATTCCTGCGATTTGTACTTTACTTCTCTCAACTTTTCATAAGCGTATGTCGGGTGACTTAAGCCTTGCGGGTACCAAACAGGAGTAGCGACGTTGGTAACGAAAACCGTTCCGTCGTAGCCATAATAATTATTACCAGTCGGATCGATGCTTCCATCAGGATTGATGCCGAACAGCCCTTCCTGGGGAGCAACCAGCGGAATGGTCGGTTGAGAAACCGCCGCCGTTATTAAACCGCCCTGGGTACTACTTCCATTTCCTCCGTCCGTCTGGGTTCCCCTCTTGTCCTCGAAGGCACCGTTTAGCGTGAGGCCTACTTTAAAACGGGGAGTGATATCGAAATCATTGTTTATCCGCGCCGTATAGCGTTTGTAATGTGATTGAGCTACAATACCTCCCTGATCGAAATAGCCCACCGACACCAGTGAGCGGGACTTTTCACTCCCACCCGATACATTCACGTTGTAGCTTTGAATGGGGGCCGATCTGAAGATTTCATCTTGCCAGTTGGTGTTGGGCACCGTGCTGGGGTTACTCCAGGCGGGATTGGGTTCTTTACCTGCGCTAACCAGATTTTCATTGGCGAGCCTGACAAATTGTGGTCCATTTAACAAATCCAGCTTCCGGGAGGCACTTTGGATACCTGCGTAGGCGTCCAGCGTTACCTGGATTTTTCCCGCCACACCGCGCTTTGTGGTGACGATTACTACGCCATTGCTCCCTCTCGAACCATATATGGCTGCCGAAGCCGCATCTTTGAGCACATCTATGCGGTCAATATCATTGGGGTTAATGGCATTCAATGACCCGTAGGGTACTCCGTCAACAATATACAAAGGCTCGTTGCTCCCATTGATGGAGCCCAGGCCACGGATTCTTACCGATACATTACCGCCGGGTTCGCCAGAGTTCTGGGTGACCTGTACGCCAGCTATTCTACCCTGCAACGTCTGATCCAGGCCTGTTACTGCCACACCGGCTATTTCCTTGGTCGTTACTGATCCAACTGCGCCGGTTACTTCGCGTTGTTTTTGCGTACCGTACCCAATTACTACTACCTCTGATAAGGTTTTAATATCGGGTATCAATTTTACATCAA from Rhodocytophaga rosea carries:
- a CDS encoding SusC/RagA family TonB-linked outer membrane protein, whose protein sequence is MNGKLTNLLRAILLGLAFYMPIPLVSSQTLSMESPPIERKNPQKQSLRDVLLLLKERYQVDIVFDDKLVNGRSIETDVLNSNLSFEEKLSGVLKAVGLRYKKTRKDVYLVLAPKADKKTASVYSDKPNLIQDSLEATASQTAEKEAFKGEEMQVAVNIRGKVSDENGNGMPGVSVILKGTTIGTSTDSEGAYAIAVPDEQKNGILLFSFIGYTTEEMPINGQSTIDVKLIPDIKTLSEVVVIGYGTQKQREVTGAVGSVTTKEIAGVAVTGLDQTLQGRIAGVQVTQNSGEPGGNVSVRIRGLGSINGSNEPLYIVDGVPYGSLNAINPNDIDRIDVLKDAASAAIYGSRGSNGVVIVTTKRGVAGKIQVTLDAYAGIQSASRKLDLLNGPQFVRLANENLVSAGKEPNPAWSNPSTVPNTNWQDEIFRSAPIQSYNVNVSGGSEKSRSLVSVGYFDQGGIVAQSHYKRYTARINNDFDITPRFKVGLTLNGAFEDKRGTQTDGGNGSSTQGGLITAAVSQPTIPLVAPQEGLFGINPDGSIDPTGNNYYGYDGTVFVTNVATPVWYPQGLSHPTYAYEKLREVKYKSQEFLAAAFGEYELIKGLKVRSAINLTFYNRNSESFWKGMPVPILEGRGLYGSNAQLWTGPNQGNQWNWINTISYGKSFGKHNLTALAGIDALKGTSQGISINTQKNPNDQPYVDGALFSDRTVSGGAPGEFALLSYLGRVTYDYAGKYLLTANIRRDGSSNFNPDGDYQYGVFPSVSVGWLVSEENFMASMPFVSQLKMRASYGEVGNQGIPSFQYLSIYANEGNRRRYPLGLNQDPVVGFYQDRIGTADIRWETSTQANVGIDATFLDNSLSLTADYYVKKIDDMLGEFPLPAYVGVLNNKITRNGFSMKNSGIEVALGYTRQFGDLGFSTGVNFATLTNKVTKLTGNETGYVSSNISAGDDGGAETRTLVGEPVGSFYGYLTDGIFQTQEEVDASAMSGLADVKPGDRRYKDLNGDGVLTDRDRTIIGNGLPKYTFGFNMNVNFKGFDLSVLLNGQAGLEIANQTKYWLNHMKYSNTAGGINNGLTDLLESWTPENRSNTFTRNTHDAALSNRWFSDFNIENGAFLRVRNVQLGYTLPEAISQMVRMSRARIYVAAQNLFTFTKYSGYDPEMGSRVSNGRGNALQTGVDFGRYPVSRMFTGGINFQF